In Neodiprion pinetum isolate iyNeoPine1 chromosome 6, iyNeoPine1.2, whole genome shotgun sequence, one genomic interval encodes:
- the LOC124221175 gene encoding twisted gastrulation protein homolog 1-like, which yields MSPKLIARLTFWLVLLVSATSACNQAVCGSIVSKCLLTENCKCDMKTCSCCKECFFCLSYLYDECCSCVDLCPKRNATTRNPLSTKSHVEELGEPVPGLFQALTVDPDPRERWRSFSFPVDFDVSVFETKPELIYHLAADSRHRSTLASRRYATIVTLNCTVAYIAQCSSWNKCQITCQSMGAASYRWFHNGCCECVGDTCINYGINESRCRLCPLVNRAADYEYDDYGQEDDDDAEDNLEDYLLDELRN from the exons ATGTCGCCTAAACTAATTGCGCGTTTGACATTTTGGCTGGTGTTATTGGTATCAGCCACAAGTGCCTGTAATCAGGCAGTTTGCGGCAGCATAGTGAGCAAGTGTTTGTTGACCGAGAACTGCAAGTGCGACATGAAGACTTGCAGCTGTTGCAAGGAGTGCTTTTTCTGCCTGAGCTACCTCTACGACGAGTGCTGTTCGTGCGTCG ATCTCTGTCCGAAACGGAACGCGACGACGCGGAATCCTCTCAGCACAAAGTCCCACGTCGAGGAATTGGGCGAACCGGTTCCAGGACTCTTCCAGGCTCTAACCGTGGACCCCGATCCCCGGGAGAGGTGGAGGAGCTTTAGCTTTCCGGTCGACTTTGACGTCTCGGTCTTCGAAACGAAGCCTGAACTTATTTACCACCTCG CCGCAGATTCCAGGCATCGTAGCACCCTCGCCAGTCGTCGATACGCGACGATCGTGACGCTGAATTGCACGGTTGCTTACATAGCGCAATGCAGCTCCTGGAACAAGTGCCAGATAACGTGCCAGAGCATGGGAGCAGCCAGTTACAGGTGGTTTCACAACGGATGCTGCGAGTGCGTAGGCGATACTTGTATAAACTACGGCATAAACGAGTCACGGTGCAGACTTTGTCCCTTGGTGAATCGGGCGGCTGATTACGAGTACGACGATTACGGGCAGGAGGATGACGACGACGCCGAGGATAACCTGGAGGATTATCTGCTGGATGAGCTTAGGAATTAG
- the LOC124221171 gene encoding protein spaetzle, producing MTFIITAGTRRKSSGTRISPPKQPPRRLVLVGLILATMMFEISVSMPSPITSRSDDQHDESVRPRSKRRWLLPSELNVDRQRKTARDRIPNDNIVFPDQDPSHLPRTFIPGPDPTCIDKTYCEETDFYPENYVSNLIKRQSDLKHLAVVDMLDDITERFNTDDSTPLCTTSERLIYPKTAQNRDEDWLFIVNQEGFRQGIRIETCQKPDEQCSVTGEFGNGYKTVCKQKYIYRQLAAISENGTAIRDLFKLPSSCCCHVKIQLPFNWMKFKSRSNPTQNRSSAGVST from the exons ATGACGTTCATAATCACAGCCGGCACAAGACGGAAATCCAGCGGCACGAGAATTTCGCCGCCTAAGCAACCGCCTCGCAGATTGGTTCTCGTCGGATTAATTTTGGCCACCATG ATGTTCGAAATAAGCGTATCGATGCCTTCGCCGATAACGTCCAGGTCCGACGACCAACACGACGAGTCCGTTCGTCCAAGATCAAAACGCCGTTGGCTATTGCCGAGCGAATTAAATGTAGATAGACAACGAAAGACCG CACGTGACAGAATACCAAACGACAATATAGTTTTCCCTGACCAGGACCCGTCGCATCTGCCAAGAACCTTCATACCTGGACCAGATCCTACATGCATAGATAAAACTTACTGCGAGGAGACGGACTTCTACCCCGAGAACTACGTCAGCAACTTGATAAAGCGGCAAAGCGATCTCAAACATCTGGCCGTAGTCGACATG CTCGACGATATCACAGAGAGATTCAACACAGACGACAGCACTCCTCTTTGCACCACTTCG gAGCGGCTCATCTATCCCAAGACCGCTCAGAACAGAGATGAGGATTGGCTGTTCATTGTGAACCAAGAAGGCTTCAGGCAAGGAATCCGGATCGAGACGTGCCA AAAACCCGATGAACAATGTTCGGTGACCGGTGAATTTGGAAACGGGTACAAGACGGTATGCAAGCAGAAATACATCTACCGCCAACTTGCTGCGATAAGCGAAAACGGGACGGCGATTCGTGACTTGTTCAAGCTTCCATCGAGCTGCTGCtgtcacgtcaaaatacaatTACCTTTCAACTGGATGAAGTTCAAAAGCCGATCCAACCCGACACAGAACCGATCATCTGCCGGAGTATCGACGTAA